The following is a genomic window from Candidatus Aegiribacteria sp..
GAAACAATCTCAATGGAGTGCTAGATGAAAGTCACAGAAAATTCGGGACTTGATCATACTTTTCTGATTCTTTCGATTGTTTCATTATCAAGCTTAAGCTTAAGTTTCTGCATGATACTCCGTTCTCTATATTTTCACATTGAATAGTTTTGCGCCTGCAATTGCAGAAACAGAAGAGAATACCAGAAATACCGCCAGCCAGGACCAGTGTCCTCCAAGAACAGCGTAGCGGACTGCTTTAAGAGAATACCATCCTGAAACCGGTCCGTCATCTTCAAGTACTGCTCGGTCTATCCAGGGGCAGAAAAGGCGTTTCAGAGCGTTATTTCCATCAAATCCTCTAAGAATTATCGCTCCATTCCATAAACCGGTTGCGCCCATAGTGTATGGTGTTCCGTTAATATCGAGACTGCCGATCATATCATCCTCGAATATTATCCTGAAACTGAACTGACTGAGAGTATCAACCATGACAACAGGTGGCATTATCTCAATGTTCGTGCCGACCATATCTATTTCATCTCTCTCCGAAAGAGAATTCCCGTATTCGACAGTAACTGTGACATGTGTATTCCGATCAGCGATTTCAGCTCCGTATCTGGCATCAAGCTGTCCCCAGATCAGCATGAAAGGTATAGCTATAACGAGAAGGGGTTTAAAAATATACAGAAGATACAGTGTGTTGCTGCGTATAAGTCTTCCGGCAAATCCTATAACTGTTTTTGGGCTGCTGACATGAAGAAGTATGCCGAATACTTCCCCAAGCATTCTTTTTCTGAGACTTGAAATCTTTTCCTGGTTTGATGTTAACCTGAAAATGCTGATCATACCGAGACCTGCAAGCATAGAAATGAATAGAAGTCCCCATATGGAAGGGAGGGATCGAAATGGAAGGAGTACAGTATCCATAACCAGAGTCAGAACGCTTCCGATAATATTGAAAATCACTTAAGAACCGTTTCCACTGAAAATATCCCTTCCACCGGGCGGAAGAACAGGGATATCAAAAAGTCCCGCAATGCTTCTCCCCATATCCATAAGATTCGGGTTCTCAACACCGGGTTTTTGTGTGGATAACAGAACTCCCGGAACAGCTGCGGGATCAATGCAGTGTGTTCCGCTCCATGGATCAAGATTATCGGTGATAACTTCTTCCGGAAAGCTGCCAAGAGTAGTCTCCCACGAAGAACGATAACACCTTGCGTAGCCGATAATCATGTCAGGAGCGTATGGAGGGAGCTGGCCGGGATAAATCTCGGAAGTGATATGTGCGTTATCTATAACTCTCCTTCCGCTGGCGGGATCCGTAACTGATTCAAGATCACGCTTTAATCGTATTAGCAGATCCTGAACCTGTTCAGGTGAAACTGCTCCGTTGTCCTCTCGCCCAGCTCTGTTGATGAAAAGAGAATTCAGACCAAGCCCATAAGCCCCTGTAGATGCCCAGTCTATTGCCGCAAACATGTCCTGGTTCCTTGCATTTGGCGAAGTGATTGTCGCGTAGCCTTCTGAAGCAAGCCATGTATTCAGATTGAACGACCTATTGAATGGTGCAAACCCATGATCGGAGAGTACGATTACTTCGGTATTCGCATCTCTTGCCTCAAGTGCATGGCCAATTACAGAGTCAATCTGCATATACAACTCTCGAATTGCACCCTTGAAACGGGGGCTTGTTGTTGCGTGAAGCGGTGAGTTCGGATCGAGTACTCTGTAGAACATATGCAAATTCAGATCAAGAGAACTGAAGTAGAAGAAGAAAAGACCATCACGGAACCTGCTCAACTCATGGTGAAAGAGCTCCAGCCGCTCCTGAAGAACTATCCACGCCTGCTGGAGGTATTCTTCATCTGAAAGAATGCCCCTTGAAAGAGCCTTTGTATCCTCGGGGAAACCCTGGGTATAGAATCCGCCAAGATTCCTTGCAAGATCGCTGCTGTATCCAGCCGGTGATGAAATCGGTAATGCTGGATCAAGAGGATCTATATTTAGAGGAGACATGTAGAGTTTCAGCTTCGGAGTAATCTCTTTCATGTAGAATTTGCCAATTGCGCTGACGC
Proteins encoded in this region:
- a CDS encoding alkaline phosphatase family protein, with the protein product MKRREFLKLAALSPAALLALKTGCAKSNSSAKRVIVLGIDGLDPFLLRTFIHEGVMPNAARMADYGGLNNLGTSNPPQSPVAWSNFITGYGPDVHGIFDFIHRKPTTRDPYLSTSRVIGPGRTISISDWRLPLTGAKVELLRKGEPFWKKLTDEGIPVKLVKLPVDFPPDKGKATILSGLGTPDMRGSQGSFTFFTDDARSISNSTSGGIVVAVRDYGDNCYRCSIKGPENSMRAGNPEMEIEAEVRVDRISNAARIDIQGNSYVLAAGEWSPWIRMRFDAIPHISSVSAIGKFYMKEITPKLKLYMSPLNIDPLDPALPISSPAGYSSDLARNLGGFYTQGFPEDTKALSRGILSDEEYLQQAWIVLQERLELFHHELSRFRDGLFFFYFSSLDLNLHMFYRVLDPNSPLHATTSPRFKGAIRELYMQIDSVIGHALEARDANTEVIVLSDHGFAPFNRSFNLNTWLASEGYATITSPNARNQDMFAAIDWASTGAYGLGLNSLFINRAGREDNGAVSPEQVQDLLIRLKRDLESVTDPASGRRVIDNAHITSEIYPGQLPPYAPDMIIGYARCYRSSWETTLGSFPEEVITDNLDPWSGTHCIDPAAVPGVLLSTQKPGVENPNLMDMGRSIAGLFDIPVLPPGGRDIFSGNGS